One window of the Corynebacterium glutamicum ATCC 13032 genome contains the following:
- the glcB gene encoding malate synthase G, protein MTEQELLSAQTADNAGTDSTERVDAGGMQVAKVLYDFVTEAVLPRVGVDAEKFWSGFAAIARDLTPRNRELLARRDELQMLIDDYHRNNSGTIDQEAYEDFLKEIGYLVEEPEAAEIRTQNVDTEISSTAGPQLVVPILNARFALNAANARWGSLYDALYGTNAIPETDGAEKGKEYNPVRGQKVIEWGREFLDSVVPLDGASHADVEKYNITDGKLAAHIGDSVYRLKNRESYRGFTGNFLDPEAILLETNGLHIELQIDPVHPIGKADKTGLKDIVLESAITTIMDFEDSVAAVDAEDKTLGYSNWFGLNTGELKEEMSKNGRIFTRELNKDRVYIGRNGTELVLHGRSLLFVRNVGHLMQNPSILIDGEEIFEGIMDAVLTTVCAIPGIAPQNKMRNSRKGSIYIVKPKQHGPEEVAFTNELFGRVEDLLDLPRHTLKVGVMDEERRTSVNLDASIMEVADRLAFINTGFLDRTGDEIHTSMEAGAMVRKADMQTAPWKQAYENNNVDAGIQRGLPGKAQIGKGMWAMTELMAEMLEKKIGQPREGANTAWVPSPTGATLHATHYHLVDVFKVQDELRAAGRRDSLRNILTIPTAPNTNWSEEEKKEEMDNNCQSILGYVVRWVEHGVGCSKVPDIHDIDLMEDRATLRISSQMLANWIRHDVVSKEQVLESLERMAVVVDKQNAGDEAYRDMAPNYDASLAFQAAKDLIFEGTKSPSGYTEPILHARRREFKAKN, encoded by the coding sequence ATGACTGAACAGGAACTGTTGTCTGCTCAGACTGCCGACAACGCTGGAACTGACAGCACCGAACGCGTTGACGCGGGCGGAATGCAGGTTGCAAAAGTTCTCTACGACTTTGTAACCGAAGCGGTACTCCCTCGCGTGGGTGTGGATGCGGAAAAGTTCTGGTCCGGATTCGCCGCCATCGCCCGGGACCTCACCCCACGCAACCGCGAGCTGCTTGCTCGCCGCGATGAACTGCAGATGCTTATCGACGACTACCACCGCAACAACTCCGGCACCATCGACCAAGAGGCGTACGAGGATTTCCTCAAAGAAATCGGATACTTGGTTGAGGAGCCAGAAGCTGCAGAAATCCGTACCCAAAACGTCGATACGGAAATCTCCAGCACCGCAGGACCTCAGCTGGTTGTTCCAATTCTGAACGCACGCTTCGCGCTGAACGCTGCCAATGCTCGCTGGGGTTCCCTCTACGATGCGTTGTACGGCACCAACGCCATCCCAGAAACTGATGGCGCTGAAAAGGGCAAGGAGTACAACCCGGTCCGCGGCCAGAAGGTCATCGAGTGGGGTCGTGAATTCCTCGACAGCGTTGTCCCACTGGACGGTGCTTCGCATGCCGATGTTGAGAAGTACAACATCACCGATGGAAAGCTTGCAGCCCACATTGGAGATAGCGTCTACCGACTGAAAAACCGTGAATCCTACCGTGGCTTCACCGGCAACTTCCTTGATCCAGAAGCAATCCTGCTGGAAACCAACGGCCTGCACATCGAGCTGCAGATCGATCCTGTCCACCCAATCGGCAAGGCAGACAAGACTGGTCTCAAAGACATCGTTTTGGAATCTGCGATCACCACGATCATGGACTTCGAAGACTCCGTTGCAGCTGTTGATGCTGAAGACAAGACCTTAGGTTACTCTAACTGGTTCGGACTCAACACCGGCGAACTGAAAGAAGAGATGTCCAAGAACGGACGCATCTTCACCCGTGAGCTCAACAAGGACCGCGTCTACATTGGCCGCAATGGTACCGAGCTGGTTCTGCACGGTCGTTCCCTGCTGTTCGTCCGCAACGTTGGTCACCTCATGCAAAACCCATCCATCTTGATTGATGGCGAGGAGATCTTCGAAGGCATCATGGATGCTGTCTTGACCACTGTTTGTGCCATCCCAGGAATTGCTCCGCAGAACAAGATGCGCAATTCCCGCAAGGGCTCCATCTACATCGTGAAGCCTAAGCAGCACGGCCCTGAAGAAGTCGCGTTCACCAACGAGCTCTTCGGCCGCGTTGAGGATCTGCTTGATCTGCCACGCCACACCTTGAAGGTTGGTGTTATGGATGAGGAGCGTCGCACGTCCGTGAACCTGGATGCCAGCATCATGGAAGTTGCTGACCGCTTGGCATTCATCAACACTGGCTTCCTGGACCGCACCGGCGATGAAATCCACACCTCCATGGAAGCAGGCGCCATGGTGCGCAAGGCTGATATGCAGACCGCACCGTGGAAGCAGGCCTACGAGAACAACAACGTTGATGCAGGTATTCAGCGTGGTCTTCCTGGCAAGGCTCAGATCGGTAAGGGCATGTGGGCGATGACTGAACTCATGGCAGAAATGCTGGAGAAGAAGATCGGCCAGCCACGCGAAGGCGCCAACACTGCATGGGTTCCTTCACCAACTGGTGCGACGCTGCACGCAACGCACTACCACTTGGTTGATGTGTTCAAGGTTCAAGACGAACTGCGTGCTGCCGGCCGCCGCGACAGCCTGCGCAACATTCTCACCATTCCAACCGCACCAAACACCAATTGGTCTGAGGAAGAGAAGAAGGAAGAGATGGACAACAACTGCCAGTCCATCCTCGGATACGTTGTGCGCTGGGTTGAGCACGGTGTTGGTTGCTCCAAGGTTCCAGACATCCATGACATCGACCTCATGGAAGACCGCGCAACGCTGCGTATTTCCTCGCAGATGCTGGCCAACTGGATCCGCCATGATGTTGTCTCGAAGGAGCAGGTCTTGGAGTCACTGGAACGAATGGCAGTGGTCGTCGACAAGCAAAATGCGGGCGACGAGGCCTACCGCGATATGGCGCCGAACTACGACGCCTCCCTCGCCTTCCAGGCGGCTAAGGACTTGATTTTCGAAGGCACCAAGTCCCCATCGGGCTACACCGAGCCCATCTTGCACGCACGCCGCCGCGAGTTCAAAGCAAAAAACTAA
- the aceA gene encoding isocitrate lyase: MSNVGKPRTAQEIQQDWDTNPRWNGITRDYTADQVADLQGSVIEEHTLARRGSEILWDAVTQEGDGYINALGALTGNQAVQQVRAGLKAVYLSGWQVAGDANLSGHTYPDQSLYPANSVPSVVRRINNALLRSDEIARTEGDTSVDNWVVPIVADGEAGFGGALNVYELQKAMIAAGAAGTHWEDQLASEKKCGHLGGKVLIPTQQHIRTLNSARLAADVANTPTVVIARTDAEAATLITSDVDERDQPFITGERTAEGYYHVKNGLEPCIARAKSYAPYADMIWMETGTPDLELAKKFAEGVRSEFPDQLLSYNCSPSFNWSAHLEADEIAKFQKELGAMGFKFQFITLAGFHSLNYGMFDLAYGYAREGMTSFVDLQNREFKAAEERGFTAVKHQREVGAGYFDQIATTVDPNSSTTALKGSTEEGQFHN, encoded by the coding sequence ATGTCAAACGTTGGAAAGCCACGTACCGCACAGGAAATCCAGCAGGATTGGGACACCAACCCTCGTTGGAACGGCATCACCCGCGACTACACCGCAGACCAGGTAGCTGATCTGCAGGGTTCCGTCATCGAGGAGCACACTCTTGCTCGCCGCGGCTCAGAGATCCTCTGGGACGCAGTCACCCAGGAAGGTGACGGATACATCAACGCGCTTGGCGCACTCACCGGTAACCAGGCTGTTCAGCAGGTTCGTGCAGGCCTGAAGGCTGTCTACCTGTCCGGTTGGCAGGTCGCAGGTGACGCCAACCTCTCCGGCCACACCTACCCTGACCAGTCCCTCTACCCAGCGAACTCCGTTCCAAGCGTCGTTCGTCGCATCAACAACGCACTGCTGCGTTCCGATGAAATCGCACGCACCGAAGGCGACACCTCCGTTGACAACTGGGTTGTCCCAATCGTCGCGGACGGCGAAGCTGGCTTCGGTGGAGCACTCAACGTCTACGAACTCCAGAAGGCAATGATCGCAGCTGGCGCTGCAGGCACCCACTGGGAAGACCAGCTCGCTTCTGAAAAGAAGTGTGGCCACCTCGGCGGCAAGGTTCTGATCCCAACCCAGCAGCACATCCGCACCCTGAACTCTGCCCGCCTTGCAGCAGACGTTGCAAACACCCCAACTGTTGTTATCGCACGTACCGACGCTGAGGCAGCAACCCTGATCACCTCTGACGTTGATGAGCGCGACCAACCATTCATCACCGGTGAGCGCACCGCAGAAGGCTACTACCACGTCAAGAATGGTCTCGAGCCATGTATCGCACGTGCAAAGTCCTACGCACCATACGCAGATATGATCTGGATGGAGACCGGCACCCCTGACCTGGAGCTCGCTAAGAAGTTCGCTGAAGGCGTTCGCTCTGAGTTCCCAGACCAGCTGCTGTCCTACAACTGCTCCCCATCCTTCAACTGGTCTGCACACCTCGAGGCAGATGAGATCGCTAAGTTCCAGAAGGAACTCGGCGCAATGGGCTTCAAGTTCCAGTTCATCACCCTCGCAGGCTTCCACTCCCTCAACTACGGCATGTTCGACCTGGCTTACGGATACGCTCGCGAAGGCATGACCTCCTTCGTTGACCTGCAGAACCGTGAGTTCAAGGCAGCTGAAGAGCGTGGCTTCACCGCTGTTAAGCACCAGCGTGAGGTTGGCGCAGGCTACTTCGACCAGATCGCAACCACCGTTGACCCGAACTCTTCTACCACCGCTTTGAAGGGTTCCACTGAAGAAGGCCAGTTCCACAACTAG
- the thiX gene encoding thiamine biosynthesis protein ThiX, translating into MSISRTVFGIAATAALSAALVACSPPHQQDSPVQRTNEILTTSQNPTSASSTSTSSATTTSSAPVEEDVEIVVSPAALVDGEQVTFEISGLDPEGGYYAAICDSVANPGNPVPSCTGEMADFTSQAWLSNSQPGATVEIAEDGTATVELEATATGTGLDCTTQACVAKVFGDHTEGFRDVAEVPVTFAAA; encoded by the coding sequence ATGTCTATTTCCCGCACCGTCTTCGGCATCGCAGCCACCGCAGCCCTGTCTGCAGCTCTCGTTGCGTGTTCTCCACCTCACCAGCAGGATTCCCCAGTCCAGCGCACCAATGAGATCTTGACTACTTCTCAGAACCCAACTTCTGCGAGCAGCACCTCAACCTCTTCCGCAACGACTACTTCCTCAGCTCCTGTGGAAGAGGACGTAGAGATCGTTGTTTCACCAGCAGCGTTGGTGGACGGTGAGCAGGTTACCTTCGAAATCTCTGGACTTGATCCAGAGGGCGGCTACTACGCAGCGATCTGCGATTCCGTAGCGAACCCTGGTAACCCAGTTCCTTCTTGCACCGGCGAAATGGCTGATTTCACGTCCCAGGCATGGTTGAGCAACTCCCAGCCCGGCGCGACTGTAGAGATCGCAGAAGACGGCACCGCAACTGTGGAGCTTGAAGCTACCGCAACCGGCACTGGCTTGGACTGCACCACTCAGGCTTGTGTAGCGAAGGTCTTCGGCGATCATACCGAAGGTTTCCGCGATGTTGCTGAAGTCCCAGTTACTTTCGCAGCCGCTTAA
- a CDS encoding metallophosphoesterase, whose product MYYKQLDSLVFTDGESIAKARLASMTDMWFSSDLHLGHKFVASMRGFDDPDEHDEVILSNFENTIGPDDVLWILGDLSSGAHRAEERALGLIAERLGGVVKHLVPGNHDSCHPMYRHAYKRQRRFLEVFDSVQAFQRMKWDDEDVYLSHFPRPGQDHPGMESRFDDLRLRVPLLIHGHLHSQFPMTGPGQVDVGVEAWGLKPAPRELVQLKLWESLSEKI is encoded by the coding sequence TTGTATTATAAGCAATTGGACTCCCTAGTATTCACGGATGGGGAGTCAATCGCAAAAGCTAGACTGGCGTCTATGACTGACATGTGGTTTAGCTCTGACCTTCATTTAGGTCACAAATTCGTGGCATCGATGCGGGGTTTCGACGATCCAGATGAACACGATGAAGTAATACTGAGCAATTTTGAGAACACGATCGGCCCAGATGATGTGCTGTGGATTCTGGGAGATCTTTCCTCTGGTGCCCATCGCGCTGAAGAGCGCGCGCTGGGCTTAATTGCTGAGCGGCTGGGCGGCGTCGTCAAGCATCTTGTTCCTGGAAACCACGATTCTTGCCACCCGATGTACCGGCATGCGTACAAGCGACAGCGGCGGTTTTTGGAGGTTTTTGATTCGGTTCAGGCGTTTCAGCGGATGAAATGGGACGACGAGGATGTCTACTTGTCGCATTTCCCTCGGCCGGGCCAAGATCATCCGGGGATGGAATCGCGGTTTGATGATCTCCGCCTGCGTGTGCCTTTGCTGATTCATGGGCATTTGCATTCCCAGTTCCCCATGACGGGGCCGGGGCAGGTTGATGTTGGGGTAGAGGCGTGGGGTTTGAAGCCGGCACCTCGTGAATTAGTGCAGCTCAAGCTGTGGGAATCGCTGAGCGAGAAGATTTAA